A region from the Pempheris klunzingeri isolate RE-2024b chromosome 17, fPemKlu1.hap1, whole genome shotgun sequence genome encodes:
- the adsl gene encoding adenylosuccinate lyase isoform X2 — protein MEGADEFMKYRSPLVSRYASKEMAYNFSDRKKFTTWRKLWIYLAKAEKALDLPITDAQILEMESHEKDIDFAMAAEEERKLRHDVMAHVHTFAHCCPTAAPIIHLGATSCYVGDNTDLIMLRDGFDILLPKLARVIDRLANFAEKYADLPTLGFTHYQPAQLTTVGKRACLWLQDLTMDMRNLQRARDDLRFRGVKGTTGTQASFLQLFQGDHEKVEELDRKVTEMAGFKKAYLVTGQTYSRKVDVDCLSSLASLGATVHKICTDIRLLANLKEIEEPFEKEQIGSSAMPYKRNPMRAERCCSLARHLVALMADPLQTASVQWLERTLDDSANRRISLPESFLTADIILSTLQNITEGLVVYPKVIERHIRHELPFMATENIIMAVVKAGGNRQDCHEKIRVLSQEAAAVVKQEGGDNDLLARVQRDPYFAPILGQLDSILDPKTFIGRAPQQVAKFLSEEVHPLLEPYKAKMDVKIELEL, from the exons gcTTTGGATCTGCCCATCACGGACGCCCAGATCCTTGAGATGGAGAGCCACGAAAAGGACATCGACTTTGCCATGGCGGCGGAGGAGGAACGCAAGCTCAGGCACGATGTCATGGCTCACGTTCACACCTTCGCACACTGCTGCCCCACTGCTGCTCCCATCATCCACCTCGGCGCCACCTCCTGCTACGTGGGAGACAATACT gatCTGATTATGCTGCGCGATGGATTTGACATTCTCTTGCCTAAG CTGGCGAGAGTCATTGACAGACTGGCAAACTTTGCAGAGAAATATGCTGACCTCCCCACGCTTGGCTTCACACACTACCA GCCCGCCCAGTTGACCACAGTTGGAAAACGAGCCTGCCTGTGGCTGCAGGACTTGACCATGGACATGCGCAACCTGCAGCGAGCCCGCGATGACCTGCGTTTCCGCGGGGTCAAGGGGACCACTGGCACCCAGGCCAGCTTCCTGCAGCTCTTTCAAGGGGACCACGAAAAG GTGGAAGAGCTTGACAGAAAGGTGACAGAGATGGCTGGCTTCAAAAA AGCCTACCTGGTGACTGGACAGACATACAGTCGTAAGGTGGACGTAGACTGCCTGTCCAGCCTGGCCAGTTTGGGAGCTACCGTCCACAAG ATCTGCACAGACATCCGTCTGCTCGCCAACCTGAAGGAGATCGAAGAGCCTTTTGAGAAGGAGCAGATTG GTTCCAGTGCCATGCCCTACAAGAGGAACCCCATGCGGGCCGAGCGCTGCTGCAGCTTGGCCCGACATCTGGTGGCACTGATGGCCGACCCGCTGCAGACGGCCTCCGTCCAGTGGCTGGAGAGGACGCTGGACGACAGTGCCAACAG GAGGATTTCCCTGCCCGAGTCCTTCCTGACAGCAGACATTATCCTCAGCACCCTGCAGAACATCACAGAGGGACTGGTGGTCTACCCCAAAGTCATTGAGAGACACATCCGCCACGAGCTGCCCTTCATGGCCACAGAGAACATCATCATGGCTGTGGTGAAGGCTGGAGGAAACAGACAG GACTGCCACGAGAAGatccgtgtcctgtcccaggAAGCGGCAGCTGTGGTCAAACAAGAAGGAGGTGATAACGACCTGCTGGCCAGAGTCCAGCGAGACCCCTACTTCGCCCCCATTCTGGGGCAGCTGGACTCCATTCTGGACCCCAAGACCTTTATTGGTCGTGCTCCCCAGCAG GTGGCCAAGTTCCTGTCCGAAGAAGTACATCCCCTGCTGGAGCCTTACAAGGCTAAGATGGATGTCAAGATTGAGCTTGagctttg a
- the adsl gene encoding adenylosuccinate lyase isoform X1: MEGADEFMKYRSPLVSRYASKEMAYNFSDRKKFTTWRKLWIYLAKAEKALDLPITDAQILEMESHEKDIDFAMAAEEERKLRHDVMAHVHTFAHCCPTAAPIIHLGATSCYVGDNTDLIMLRDGFDILLPKLARVIDRLANFAEKYADLPTLGFTHYQPAQLTTVGKRACLWLQDLTMDMRNLQRARDDLRFRGVKGTTGTQASFLQLFQGDHEKVEELDRKVTEMAGFKKAYLVTGQTYSRKVDVDCLSSLASLGATVHKICTDIRLLANLKEIEEPFEKEQIGSSAMPYKRNPMRAERCCSLARHLVALMADPLQTASVQWLERTLDDSANRRISLPESFLTADIILSTLQNITEGLVVYPKVIERHIRHELPFMATENIIMAVVKAGGNRQDCHEKIRVLSQEAAAVVKQEGGDNDLLARVQRDPYFAPILGQLDSILDPKTFIGRAPQQVAKFLSEEVHPLLEPYKAKMDVKIELEL, encoded by the exons gcTTTGGATCTGCCCATCACGGACGCCCAGATCCTTGAGATGGAGAGCCACGAAAAGGACATCGACTTTGCCATGGCGGCGGAGGAGGAACGCAAGCTCAGGCACGATGTCATGGCTCACGTTCACACCTTCGCACACTGCTGCCCCACTGCTGCTCCCATCATCCACCTCGGCGCCACCTCCTGCTACGTGGGAGACAATACT gatCTGATTATGCTGCGCGATGGATTTGACATTCTCTTGCCTAAG CTGGCGAGAGTCATTGACAGACTGGCAAACTTTGCAGAGAAATATGCTGACCTCCCCACGCTTGGCTTCACACACTACCA GCCCGCCCAGTTGACCACAGTTGGAAAACGAGCCTGCCTGTGGCTGCAGGACTTGACCATGGACATGCGCAACCTGCAGCGAGCCCGCGATGACCTGCGTTTCCGCGGGGTCAAGGGGACCACTGGCACCCAGGCCAGCTTCCTGCAGCTCTTTCAAGGGGACCACGAAAAG GTGGAAGAGCTTGACAGAAAGGTGACAGAGATGGCTGGCTTCAAAAA AGCCTACCTGGTGACTGGACAGACATACAGTCGTAAGGTGGACGTAGACTGCCTGTCCAGCCTGGCCAGTTTGGGAGCTACCGTCCACAAG ATCTGCACAGACATCCGTCTGCTCGCCAACCTGAAGGAGATCGAAGAGCCTTTTGAGAAGGAGCAGATTG GTTCCAGTGCCATGCCCTACAAGAGGAACCCCATGCGGGCCGAGCGCTGCTGCAGCTTGGCCCGACATCTGGTGGCACTGATGGCCGACCCGCTGCAGACGGCCTCCGTCCAGTGGCTGGAGAGGACGCTGGACGACAGTGCCAACAG GAGGATTTCCCTGCCCGAGTCCTTCCTGACAGCAGACATTATCCTCAGCACCCTGCAGAACATCACAGAGGGACTGGTGGTCTACCCCAAAGTCATTGAGAGACACATCCGCCACGAGCTGCCCTTCATGGCCACAGAGAACATCATCATGGCTGTGGTGAAGGCTGGAGGAAACAGACAG GACTGCCACGAGAAGatccgtgtcctgtcccaggAAGCGGCAGCTGTGGTCAAACAAGAAGGAGGTGATAACGACCTGCTGGCCAGAGTCCAGCGAGACCCCTACTTCGCCCCCATTCTGGGGCAGCTGGACTCCATTCTGGACCCCAAGACCTTTATTGGTCGTGCTCCCCAGCAG GTGGCCAAGTTCCTGTCCGAAGAAGTACATCCCCTGCTGGAGCCTTACAAGGCTAAGATGGATGTCAAGATTGAGCTTGagctttga
- the tmem150b gene encoding modulator of macroautophagy TMEM150B, translating to MWLWVLLPIGLAVFGTVGIWTVFAISVTNGSVNLTEGIPYISQCGTYIPQSCLFSQVCNICSVLGLWIVVIRFQQVRDFGNHGKANIVSIVLGFISSVGISVTGNFQQSVLMKVHLLGAFLAFFLGLAYFWVQLFLTYRAGPSQDRGWVGPARATCCILCTILVIVMSVLRNTGYRSGAAASEWALVMLFFCLFGLFAAEFRHIDGCHLTVQKQALGNVCTPASTEINVQVANEIS from the exons ATGTGGCTGTGGGTACTGCTCCCCATCGGCTTGGCTGTCTTCGGCACTGTGGGCATTTGGACTGT GTTTGCCATAAGTGTAACCAATGGATCAGTCAACCTCACAGAGGGAATCCCCTATATCAG TCAGTGTGGCACTTACATCCCTCAGAGCTGTCTCTTCTCCCAGGTCTGCAACATCTGCTCTGTTTTAG GCTTGTGGATTGTGGTGATCCGTTTCCAGCAGGTTAGGGACTTTGGTAACCACGGGAAGGCCAACATAGTCAGCATTGTGCTGGGGTTCATCTCCTCTGTAGGAATCTCTGTCACGGGCAACTTCCAG caATCAGTCTTAATGAAAGTTCACCTTTTGGGAGCGTTCCTGGCTTTCTTCCTCGGCCTGGCCTACTTCTGGGTACAGCTGTTTCTAACCTATCGGGCCGGGCCGTCTCAGGACCGAGGCTGGGTTGGGCCTGCCAGGGCCACCTGCTGCATCCTCTGTACAATCCTGGTCATTGTTA TGTCCGTTCTCCGCAACACAGGCTATCGCTCCGGGGCTGCTGCGAGTGAATGGGCCTTGGTCATGCTGTTCTTCTGCCTGTTTGGCCTTTTTGCGGCTGAGTTCAGACACATCGACGGCTGCCACCTCACTGTACAGAAACAAGCTCTTGGGAATGTCTGCACTCCTGCCTCAACAGAAATTAATGTTCAAGTCGCCAATGAGAttagctga